Part of the Yersinia hibernica genome, TCTCGGCTTTTCAAAATAGACACGCATAACGATATACAGGCTGTCACTCAATTGTGCAGAAAGAGTTTTCAAACGACGCGCATAATCCAGAGCAGCATCCACATCGTGGATAGAACATGGGCCACAGACCACCAGCAAGCGTGGGTCTCGCCCCTGAACAATATCAGCAATAGTTTTGCGGGCGGTTTCAATCGCATACTGATCATTGTTGCTCAATGGAAACTGTTTTTTCAGTTCTTCCGGTGTTATCAGTATTTGTTCAGCACTGATATGGACATTATTGAGCGCATCTTTTTGCATGATCATATTCTTTACCTGTCTCTGTTTAGCGGATGTCATTTAGCGTGTTTATCGTTTGAGGTCTCCACAATACCATGACGTGTAAACTTTTCAATCCATATGTGTAAATAAAAAATTACCAGTCAATTCACCCGCGTATTTCTGTCTGACTTTTGCAGTCAGTCGCAGTTTCTGCAGATGCCCCCAACCTCTCGTGGAGACCATGATAAAATGCGGAAAATTTGTGGAGGCCGTATGTTAAGAGTCATCATCGTCGACGATGAGCAACCTGCGCGTGAAGATTTGCGCGAAAGATTAAGTGAAGAACATGACATAGAAATCATCGCCGAATGCAGCAACTCGCTGGAAGCCATCCCCGCTATCCAGCGCCTACAGCCCGATGTAATATTTCTCGACATCCAAATGCCGAGAATTAATGGCCTGGAATTAGCTTCAATGCTGAATCCGGAAAGTATGCCGCATATCGTGTTTGTCACCGCTTACGATGAATATGCAATCCGGGCCTTTGAAGAGCATGCCTTTGACTATCTGTTAAAACCACTCGACCATCAACGCTTAGCAAAAACACTAATACGCTTAAGAAGAGGCTGTGGTGTAAATAATAATTTACATAAAATAACGAAACCGATGCTGCGCCATATCCCCTGCTCGGGCCACAATCGGATTTTCTT contains:
- the btsR gene encoding two-component system response regulator BtsR, yielding MLRVIIVDDEQPAREDLRERLSEEHDIEIIAECSNSLEAIPAIQRLQPDVIFLDIQMPRINGLELASMLNPESMPHIVFVTAYDEYAIRAFEEHAFDYLLKPLDHQRLAKTLIRLRRGCGVNNNLHKITKPMLRHIPCSGHNRIFLLKIEEVEYLSSELSGVHVVGTVQSGYTQLSLKTLEEKTPFVRCHRQYMVNTEQLGEIQLMDNGSAEVITRSGKHIPVSRRYLKPLKEKLGIN